The genomic region TCAACATCTGGCCGCCCAGATTCCGGGGGCGGAGTTCGTTACCTACGAAGGCGCAGGCCACATTCCGACGCTGGAACGCTTGAACGATTTCAACCGTGAGGTGCTGGCCTTCATGGGTAAGCACTGATTTAGGCGTACTGTACGCAGCTTCCGCCAGAACCTAATTCTGCTCGTCACGTGACGAGCACCTTTCAGCAGCATGAGCTTCTTCGACAATATCCGCCAACGTTCAGAATTGACGTTCACGTACATTTCTCGGTATGCTGATCTGGACTTACAGCCGAATACACCCACCCTCTGGAGGCGACATGGCCCTAAAAGAATTGCTGGACTTGACTGGAAAAACCGCCCTGATTACCGGCGGCTCACGCGGCCTCGGCCTACAAATTGCCGAAGCGTTGGGCGAATATGGGGCGCGAGTGGTGCTGACGGCCCGCAAGCAAAACGAGTTGGACGAGGCCAAGGCGCACCTGAGCGGCCTGGGCGTAGAAGCGCACGTGTACGCCAACGATCTGGGAGCCTTCGACACGATTGACCCTGTGGTAGAGCGCATCGTGGCTGAAGTGGGGCCGATTCATATTCTGGTCAACAACGCTGGGGCGACGTGGGGCGCGGCAACCGTGGATCACCCGTTGGACGCCTGGCTGAAAGTTATCAACGTGAACCTGAACGGCCTGTTTTTGATCACCCAGAGCGTGCTGAAGCGCTGCATGTTGCCGCAGGGCGCGGGCCGAATCATCAATATTGCCTCCGTGGCGGGATTGCAGGGCAACGATCCCCGCATGACGCCCACGCTGGCCTACAACACCAGCAAAGGCGGCGTGGTCAATTTCACCCGCACGCTGGCCGCCGAACTCGCCCCAGACGGCATTACCGTCAATTCCATCTGCCCCGGCTACTTTCCCACCAAGATGACCAAAGGCACGCTGGCCTACGGGGAACAGGCAATTCTAGCCGCCACGCCCATGCACCGCCTCGGCACCGACGCCGACCTGAAGGGCCTCGCGCTGCTGCTGGCGAGTGATGCCAGCGCGTATATTACCGGGCAAAATATCGCTGTGGACGGCGGTATTACGAGCGTATGACCACGCTTGTAGCTGCTGAACTTCCCCAGCACATCGGGCAGGAAGTGGCGTTGTCGGAGTGGATTGAGATTACACAGGAACGCATCAACGCTTTTGCCGACGCGACGGGCGACCATCAATTTATTCATGTGGATGCCGAGCAGGCCGCCGCTGGCCCGTTTGGAACCACCATCTCGCACGGATTCCTTACGCTGTCGCTGTTGGCCGGAGAATTTATGAACCGGGGCGGCGCACCACAGATTGAGGGCGTGCGAATGACCGTGAATTACGGCTTAAACCGCGTGCGGTTTATCGCGCCTGTGCCTGCGGGCAGCCGCCTTCGCAACCGCGCCGTGTTGCAGAGCGCCGAGGCCGGAGCCGGGTACATGCAAATTTCGGTGCTCAATACGATTGAGTTGGAAGGCTCCGATAAGCCCGCTGCGACGGCGGAATCGGTGTTCCGGGTGTATTTATGGCCCTGACTCATATCATGGGCGACGCCACCCAGCTACAGGGCGAAGGCCCGCGCCTGTTGGTGCATATCTGCAACGATATCGGCGCGTGGGGCCGAGGTTTCGTGATGACCCTATCTAAGGCATATCCACAGCCAGAGCGCGAATTCAAGCGCTGGGCGACTGGGCAAACCGAGCAGGCTTACGCTTTGGGCGAGGTGCAATTCGTTCCAGTCAGCCCGACTCTTACCGTCGCCAACCTGGTGGGCCAGCACGACATTGCCCGCAAAAACAATCCCACTGCCGAGCCGCCTGTGCGCTATGAAGCCATTCGAACAGGATTGGAGCGGGTGCGCGACGAAGCCCAAAGCTTGGGCGCAAGCGTTCATGTGCCGCGTATCGGGGCAGGCGTAGCGGGCGGCGATTGGGCCCTCATAGAGCCGATGATTCGGGAAGAATTGACGAATCATGGCCTGAAGGTCACCGTGTACAGTCTTCCCAACATTCAGGCTCAAAACTCATGACCATCCCTGACCTGTCCGGCATCCTGTCGCCCGCCGCGCAGGAGCTGATGCAGCGCGGCGCGGAAGGCAGCGCGTTTACGCAGTGGATCGGCACGCGGCTGAGGCGTTTTGAAGCGGGCAAGGTGGAAATCGAGATCGATCTGCGCCCCAACATGACCCAGCATCACGGGCAGGCGCACGGCGCAGTCATCGGGTATCTGGCCGATACGGTGAGTGCCTGGGCTGCCGCCAGCGTGGCCGGAGAC from Deinococcus sp. QL22 harbors:
- a CDS encoding SDR family oxidoreductase; the encoded protein is MALKELLDLTGKTALITGGSRGLGLQIAEALGEYGARVVLTARKQNELDEAKAHLSGLGVEAHVYANDLGAFDTIDPVVERIVAEVGPIHILVNNAGATWGAATVDHPLDAWLKVINVNLNGLFLITQSVLKRCMLPQGAGRIINIASVAGLQGNDPRMTPTLAYNTSKGGVVNFTRTLAAELAPDGITVNSICPGYFPTKMTKGTLAYGEQAILAATPMHRLGTDADLKGLALLLASDASAYITGQNIAVDGGITSV
- a CDS encoding MaoC family dehydratase, with translation MTTLVAAELPQHIGQEVALSEWIEITQERINAFADATGDHQFIHVDAEQAAAGPFGTTISHGFLTLSLLAGEFMNRGGAPQIEGVRMTVNYGLNRVRFIAPVPAGSRLRNRAVLQSAEAGAGYMQISVLNTIELEGSDKPAATAESVFRVYLWP
- a CDS encoding Appr-1-p processing protein, which translates into the protein MALTHIMGDATQLQGEGPRLLVHICNDIGAWGRGFVMTLSKAYPQPEREFKRWATGQTEQAYALGEVQFVPVSPTLTVANLVGQHDIARKNNPTAEPPVRYEAIRTGLERVRDEAQSLGASVHVPRIGAGVAGGDWALIEPMIREELTNHGLKVTVYSLPNIQAQNS
- a CDS encoding PaaI family thioesterase, which codes for MTIPDLSGILSPAAQELMQRGAEGSAFTQWIGTRLRRFEAGKVEIEIDLRPNMTQHHGQAHGAVIGYLADTVSAWAAASVAGDVVTAEYKLNFLAPARGETLWARGEVLRAGKRQVVVRADVYATQDGTDTLVAVALATIAPIGKAPTTTPEPRAPQESP